GTGGGTACCTATGGCCGCGGTATATGGGAAGTGCCGCTTGCCACTACAGGTTCAGTATTGATCCCGGGAGGTATATATGAAATTAAATCCGCGGCCGCTTTAACAAGGAATGTGGATGTACCGGCAAGTGCTACCGCAAACGGAACAGACCTCATCATTTATTCAGATGGCAGTACCAATAACCAGCGCTGGCAGATATCGCCACTGGGGAACGGGTATTACAAACTGATCCCCCAGCATGCTACCGGTAAAGTGATGGATGTAGAGGGTGCTCTCACAGCAAATGGTACAGCCGTTCAGATATACGACAGCGTTAATGTACCACAGCAGCAATGGCTTATAGAAGGTGTAGGTGGTGGCTATTATCGCCTGATGCCCAAACATGCACCCGGCAAATCCCTGGACCTGAATGGCGGTACTGATGCTAATAATACCAAGGTACAGATCTGGGACAGTAATACTTCCAATGCACAAAAATGGCGGTTTGATCTGATCAGCAGCCCGCCGGCACCACTGGCGCTAATGGCCGTAAATACGCTCAAAGAACAACAACCGGTCAATACTTATACTATCAGGTTATATCCCAATCCTGCCTCACAATCCGCAACGATTGAATTTTCAAATGCGCAGGATGAAACTGCCCTGCTCACAGTTTCCAATACGGAAGGGAAAGTGGTGCTGTGGCGAAAACAGCAACTGGTGAAGGGGATCAATAAAGTTTCCTTACAGGTGAACGAATTACCTAAGGGGATCTATTTTATTAAAGTGGATACCGGATCAAGGTCCGCTACGGAGAAACTGGTTGTACAATAAATTATCAATGGCTGCCTGTAAAACAGGCAGCCTTACAACAATTATCTCATGAAAATAATTCTAGGTTTTGTAATGACGGTTACTATAACAGGCACTGCTTTCGCACAGCAAAAAGACACGCTTTCGGAAGTGATCGTTACAGCCAATAAGTTTGAAGAGAAACGTAAATATGTGGCAGCTAAAGTAGAGGTATTGCAGCTGAAGGCTATCGACCAATCGCTTAGCAATAATACAGGCGGGCTTTTAGAGCAGAGCGGAAAGGTATTTGTACAACGCAGCCAGGCCGGCGGCGGCAGCCCTGTACTCAGGGGATTTGAAGCTAGCCGCATCCTGCTGGTGGTAGATGGTGTACGTATGAATAATGCCATATACCGCACGGGGCATTTACAAAATGTGATCACCATTGATGATGATATCCTGGACAAAGTGGAAATCATCTACGGCCCTGCTTCTACGATCTATGGGTCTGACGCTTTGGGTGGGATCATTCATTTTCAGACACGTAAACCTTTGCTTTCTACTTTCAAAACAACACTATCCACCAGGTATAGCAGTGCTTATAACGAATACTCCGGCCATGCAGATGTTAATGCAGGTGGCAGGAAATTTGCATCCCTTACATCCATTAGTTACAGCAACTTTGGAGACTTACGGCAGGGCAGCAACCGAAATCCCCTGTATGGGAATTTCGGTAAAAGGACATCATACATACAATCCATACAGGGTATGGATTCCATTGTAAGGAACAGGGATGAAAATATCCAGCGGCAAAGTGGCTACAAGCAATATGACATCCTGCAAAAATTCCTCTGGCAGCCTGCGCAGCACCATAGCCATGAACTGAACATCCAGTATTCCACCAGCAGTGACATTCCGCGTTACGACCGGCTTACTGATCTGCGGAATGGCCAGTTACGCTGGGCTGAATGGTACTACGGACCACAGGAAAGACTGATGGCGGCCTATCAATACAAAGCTAAAGCCCTGAAAGGCTTCTTCGATCAGTTATTGGCCGGCGTCAGTTATCAGAAGATCCAGGAAAGCAGGATGCAGCGGGCTTACCGCAATGAAGAACGGGAACACCGGATAGAAGATATACAGGTGATAGCGCTGAATGCAGACCTGCGTAAGAGTACAGGCAGGAATGAGCTGAACATTGGTATAGACGGGCAATTCAACATCCTTCAATCTACCGCCTACAGGCAGAACATTAAAACTTCCGCCAAACGTTTTGGATTGGACACACGTTATCCCGATGGCAGTAATCACATGCATTATTCCGGTATTTATGCACAACATCTCTTCAAGATCATTCCCGGAAAACTGGTGCTGAACGATGGTCTGCGGGTGAACTACGTGGGCCTGCAAAGTGAATTCAGGGATACAGCATTACTTCATCTTCCTTTCACCAGTGCCTCTCAGCGTAATATCACTTTCAGCGCCAATGCAGGGATCATTTATCTGCCGGATGATAAGAGTAAATTCAGCTTCAGCATTTCAACAGGTTTCAGAGCTCCTAATATAGATGATATGGCAAAGGTATTTGAATCAGCAGGCGGCACACAATTAGTAGTACCTAATCCTGAACTCAAACCAGAGCAAACCTATAACTTCGACCTGGGTATCAACCGCCGGTTTATGGACTGGATATCGATAGAAGCCAATGCCTTTTATAGCCTGTTCAGGAATGCCATTGTAACAGACCGCTTCTCGCTCAATGGTTCCTCAGAAGTACTTTATAATGGACAGGTAACGCCGGTAGTGGCCAGCCAGAATAAAGCAAGGGCAGATATATATGGCTTTCAGGCAGGCATCAGTTTACAGCCTGTTGAGGCATTTGATCTATATAGCCAGATTACGTATACTTATGGCCGTTACCGCGGCAAGGATGATGTAAAGGTACCTATGGACCACATCCCGCCTGTGTTTGGTAAAACAGGGATCAGTTATCGTTATCAGTTCCTGGGCATAGAGGCGTATGCTTTATACAACAGCTGGAAGAGAGCAAAAGACTACAGTCCTTCCGGAGAAGATAATCTTCAGTATGCCATGGCAGAAGGCATGCCGGCCTGGTGTACCCTTAACCTTTCCACCACCTGGAAGATCACTTCCTATCTGAAAGCGCAGGCAGCCCTGGAAAACATACTGGACCAAAACTACCGTGTTTTTTCTTCCGGTATCAGCAGTGCGGGGAGGAATCTGATATTAAAGCTTAAGGTGGAGTTTTAAATCTATTCCCTGTAGCGCTATATAGGGCTACAGGGTCTTAGCTGATAAGTCCCGGAAAAGGCTTAATTTGACAATCAGATTAATCCCATGGAAATGTCGTCCATCTACGCACTGCTGGTAGGCATCAACAATTACCCGGACAAGCCCTTGAAGGGTTGTATAAATGATGTATTAGCCATAAAAGCATACTTGCACTTTGCATATGATAATGACCCTGCTGTAGCGATACACATTACCACTTTAACAGACAATGACGAAAAGCAGCCCACCCGGCAATATATTATCGATGCATTTGATGTTTTCAGTAAGGCTAAAGCGGGTGATATCTGTCTTTTCTATTACAGTGGCCATGGCTCATTTTGCGCAGCCCCTGCCGACCTTATCAATAGTGATAATGTCAATGTTCAGTCGTTTGTTTGTATGGACAGCCGGATGCCGGGTGGCAGGGACCTTATCGATAAAGAAATGGGCTTTCTGATCTGGAATGCTTTACAGGGCAAAGAACAGGTACAGTTTATTGCCATCACAGATTGCTGCCATGCGGGTACTATTACAAAAGATATAAGTATTACCGAACGTATGCTTACCGGCAGCGAGGAACACTTTCCTGCGTCTGTAAAGGAGTATCTGGGATACGATGCAAATGGATTTAAAGAGGGAAAACATATTCATCTTGCTGCTTCTCAAAATACACAAACCGCTAAAGAACTGATCATTGACGGGAAAGTACATGGTGCTTTTACATATGCACTGCTTAAAACACTCTACGCCAGTAATGCACAAATTAATTATGAAGAACTGTTAAAGCGCACAGCTATACTTGTAAGGAATATGGTGGAAGACCAGCAGCCACTGTTTCATCTTAACGGAGGGCTTCCTGCATCTGATAAAGACCGGATCTTCTTATCCGCAGGTTCTAAGAGCAGAGAAGCTTTTCATTTTGTATTTTATGACCCTCAGTTTAAATGGTGCCTGCAAGCAGGGCCTTTGCAGGGAATTAAAGAAGGGAATAAACTGATGATTGAAGGGATAGGTGAAACCTATATCACGGGCACAGTATCTGCTGATCTTTCCGCTATATTTCCTATTCAGGGATTGCATACAGGGCACGGTGCCTATAAAGCTACTATACAGGATGGGCCGGGGAAAACAGAGCTATGGAAACATATACTGGAACTCAGCAACCCCGGCAATGGTTTAACTGACGCGGATTACTCCATTCAACTATTTCGTTCCCATGCAACCGGCTTTGAACCGGTACCGCATCGTGGTATTATTACAGACCTGTATTATAAGGCATCGGGGACACAGCCTTTCATAAAGTTACTGATAAAAAACACCGGTACTTCCATCCTGTATATTACACATGCATGGCTGGGTTTTGATTACAGCATAACGCCCACTTTCTTTGCTGATATAATATTAAGCCCCGGGAAGGAGGTTTGGCTGGAGTTAATAGAAGATGGAATAAAAAAGGATGTAATACCCATGCAAATTGACCCACCTTATCTTGAGGCCGGTTATACAACTATTACTGAATGGCTTAAACTGTTTATCGCAAAGGAAAAGATCAGTACACTCGGGCTACAGCAGGATGGCGTGAATGTGGATACCAAACACCTTAACATCCCTGCAATGAAGCCATCCGCAACTATAGCCTGGCAAACGGAGACTATTGGGCTGCGGACCATTAAACCTTAATCTTTGTCCACATGAGCGGATTAGGAGGAATAGTATATCCATTTGCTATAAATGAATCCATATACCGGCGTGTTCTTTTTATGTAAACAGTCCCATTCTTTGTAACCATCAGCACATTATTGCCGGCATCAAATAATGCACCTCCGGCTACTTCTCCGGGGGAGAAAGGATCCGGGTCTGCGGAAGCGGATCTATCAAATAAGAAAAGCACTCCTTCATTTAAAAGAAAGAACTGACCGAATGCTTCGCCAATAATAAAGTTTTTATCCAGGAATCCTTTAAGCGAATCTTTACTATTCAGATCATACCCGGTAAGGGACTTTATTTCGCCGGTAAATAATTGATTCCATTTTTTTTCTCCATAGATAAAATCCCTGATTGTCTTATTTGAATCCGGATAATGGAAGGTGCTATATTCCAGGAGCTTCCCCTTAGGCACCGGTCTGGTGATCATAGCACTATCATCATTTGCATTAAAAGTGTGCAGCTTATAATTATGATAATAAACATAGTTAATAGGTTGTCCTGCAGATATGGATGCATCAATTTCAATAAACAGGCCCGGGCTATCAATGCGGATCGTACTTACTTCAAAAGAC
This DNA window, taken from Chitinophaga niabensis, encodes the following:
- a CDS encoding TonB-dependent receptor plug domain-containing protein, whose protein sequence is MKIILGFVMTVTITGTAFAQQKDTLSEVIVTANKFEEKRKYVAAKVEVLQLKAIDQSLSNNTGGLLEQSGKVFVQRSQAGGGSPVLRGFEASRILLVVDGVRMNNAIYRTGHLQNVITIDDDILDKVEIIYGPASTIYGSDALGGIIHFQTRKPLLSTFKTTLSTRYSSAYNEYSGHADVNAGGRKFASLTSISYSNFGDLRQGSNRNPLYGNFGKRTSYIQSIQGMDSIVRNRDENIQRQSGYKQYDILQKFLWQPAQHHSHELNIQYSTSSDIPRYDRLTDLRNGQLRWAEWYYGPQERLMAAYQYKAKALKGFFDQLLAGVSYQKIQESRMQRAYRNEEREHRIEDIQVIALNADLRKSTGRNELNIGIDGQFNILQSTAYRQNIKTSAKRFGLDTRYPDGSNHMHYSGIYAQHLFKIIPGKLVLNDGLRVNYVGLQSEFRDTALLHLPFTSASQRNITFSANAGIIYLPDDKSKFSFSISTGFRAPNIDDMAKVFESAGGTQLVVPNPELKPEQTYNFDLGINRRFMDWISIEANAFYSLFRNAIVTDRFSLNGSSEVLYNGQVTPVVASQNKARADIYGFQAGISLQPVEAFDLYSQITYTYGRYRGKDDVKVPMDHIPPVFGKTGISYRYQFLGIEAYALYNSWKRAKDYSPSGEDNLQYAMAEGMPAWCTLNLSTTWKITSYLKAQAALENILDQNYRVFSSGISSAGRNLILKLKVEF
- a CDS encoding caspase family protein, whose amino-acid sequence is MSSIYALLVGINNYPDKPLKGCINDVLAIKAYLHFAYDNDPAVAIHITTLTDNDEKQPTRQYIIDAFDVFSKAKAGDICLFYYSGHGSFCAAPADLINSDNVNVQSFVCMDSRMPGGRDLIDKEMGFLIWNALQGKEQVQFIAITDCCHAGTITKDISITERMLTGSEEHFPASVKEYLGYDANGFKEGKHIHLAASQNTQTAKELIIDGKVHGAFTYALLKTLYASNAQINYEELLKRTAILVRNMVEDQQPLFHLNGGLPASDKDRIFLSAGSKSREAFHFVFYDPQFKWCLQAGPLQGIKEGNKLMIEGIGETYITGTVSADLSAIFPIQGLHTGHGAYKATIQDGPGKTELWKHILELSNPGNGLTDADYSIQLFRSHATGFEPVPHRGIITDLYYKASGTQPFIKLLIKNTGTSILYITHAWLGFDYSITPTFFADIILSPGKEVWLELIEDGIKKDVIPMQIDPPYLEAGYTTITEWLKLFIAKEKISTLGLQQDGVNVDTKHLNIPAMKPSATIAWQTETIGLRTIKP